The sequence CTTGAAGGTGTTGATGGCAACGTCATCGTAATCGccctctatctcattatacatttcccaATACCTATCCGAGTAGGCCTTTAGGGTCTCCCCCTCtcgcatggataaggacaaaaGGGAATCCAAGAGCCAAGGAACCCTGCTGCTCGTGATGAACTGAGAACTGAAGGCCTGGGTCAGTTGcttaaaggaatttatggagTTCGGCCTGAGGATgtcgaaccatctcatcgccatcgGTCCCAAACTAGATGGAAATACTTTGCACATCAAGACTTCATATTTGGAATGGATGGCCCTCCTCTGGTTGAACTGACTGACATGCTCTACGGGGTCTGTTCGACCGTTATATATGGTAAAGGTAGAttgatggaaccgccgaggaagttCAACCCCCTCTATCTTGCGTGTGAAGGGTGACTGGAAGATTCGGTCCAGGGCTTTGCTCATGGCGTCATTTACCAGGCCCTTGTAGGACGGACTTCTGTGACTGCGTTTGAGAGGTTGCTCTTCCTCATAGGAGAAGGTTTCACTTGGTGGAGTTCTCGACCTTCGCCTGTATTCGTTGTCCTCTTTATCGCTGGTGTCCGGGCTGGAGGAGGGACGCCTTTGTTGCGCTCGACGCAACTTCCTTTTCAGGTCATCAATTTCCTGTTGTAGAGCTCTGTTATCATCCCGCTTTTGGGATGCATGACCTTTCCCCTTTGAACGGCTCCTATGGGAGGTATGTACACTACCCTCTCGTTGCTTGTCCTGAGCTCTTTCCCGTTCGAGGTTAAGAAAGTTGTCCTGCCGTTGGGAGTCTGCGAGCTCTGCTCGGTGcggacctgatccttccataTTTAACCGTTGCACTTTCTGAGGCACAAGTTCTCCctacagatggcgccaattgtagggtcataATTTGGGGCTCAAGCCTAAAAGGTATGGGGTCTTGGTCCAAGGAgcccaaaaataatgaatttgtagagagtggactaTAGAACTAGGTCTTAGCGAAGTGGACAGTGGTTAATATTGGCCTATACAACAGTTGAACACAAGTGAAGCATGTTAATATCCATAGATCCTCGGTCCGAGGAGATGAGATGAATATATACTGGTCCCTGTTTGAAGATTACGGTTGTTTGTAATGTTCCTCTATTCTCCTTCCTTTTATCGTCCTCCTTTCCTCATGGGGACTCCCTTTCTTATATAGTCTTCTTGAAGCCATCgtggccttacacttgttgatcatccggacccttacttgagtgcttgtcccatcggacacctCCTTTCAGCCTTTTGCGAGTTGTGGTGgccaagacagcactgttcacaggtccTCGCCACATTAAcacggccagaaaagtagctgcaacgcatttaatgcggcagcaGCTGCCTTCCCTTGGACACCTTACATTTCCTTCTTTCCTACGGGTCTATGAGACTTATCTCTGCTACTAATGTCTGTTGGGGTGGGTCCTTCTAGTAGACAGAGTGCATATTTAAGCCATACTCATCACGTCCGAGGAGGCATTTCCCCTCGGACCGTCCTTTAAATGTTTCCTTATCCACGAGAGCTGGGCTAGGAGCCCTTTTGGCATCCATTTCCTCTCCTCGGATATGGCTAATCTTCTCatatggggcccaaggcccattacATGATTTTGGGCCTATGCCCCTacaaaactaattttcttagctttgatctaatttatatgcttagggttagggtcttagaattaatgattaaatatggttagaattaatagattaattttaacaattttcttatttgatttttatgttacatcaaattatcaagatgttcaacacgtgtattcttgaattatcaactttaattttaatttataatattatcaagattatattaattttatatttatcaattgtttagtattttttttaaataattatcaatttaaaatttaatttggaattatcaatttaatttagttttaggaagaaatcttaccccttattttagtgagataattatttacacttgataatttttttcttttatctttattgaatctattaaaatatataattatttatacatttattttataagttttttcataaaaccatGCACGCGCGGGCCGATAACtagtctaaatttttttttttgcaatttggtgcCGTTACTTGGCACAACCATGGcgtctaaacccaacttttattatatattatattatattatattatatatatttttaaatgggGTAAACCTTATTGGACTGGCTACGCTGTCAAGCTATTTGGACTTTTCGGCTTGGGTGTCTGATTTTCACATTGGGCTTGGATTATTGTAGCCCATAATCATCAAACAGAAACTTGTTCTTGTATTAGTTTCTTTTTGACTTTCAAAGATTATCCTGCCCATCAAAAGGTCCAAACGCCCTTGTTCCTCTCTTGTTTTATCTTCTATGCTTTTGGATCTTATAACAGAAAGAATCTTGCAACAAAAATTGTTCATTCAGTGGTACTTTGAAGCCTTACCCTGAGAGAAGGCTGCTAGATTATTTTAACACTCTGAAAGCCTTATCTTGAATAATGTGTACTTTGAACATTCTCTTTGAATTATCTGTTGTCCCAGGAAGACTAATAAATTAGGTACTTTGAACATTCttctttaaattatttgattgtattatttttcaaacattGATAATCCCAATTTGATTTAGAAAATTTGTCATCTTATTGACCTGAACATGCTTGTGAATGGTTATTATATTCCTTTTCTCAAATTTACAGTGTTTTGATGTATTCCAAAGTAATGTTTAGGGAAACGTTTGGCCATTCCAGCACCACATGGCATTTTCTGAGTGGATAGGGaagttgtgtttgttttgggatAATGCACATCAAGTGAATGCTGAAAGTTTATACTAGGATTGAGAAGGATGATCATGAGCCAGTAATTGTCActaacaaaatttaagtacagTTACTTAAATGTTATaccttaaatttttaattaaattcaactatttGGTTGCATTGGCCAATAAATCACatggttaaatttaattatcacaaaaaaaatattattgaccatttttttttaaaagattattGACCATTGTACTGAGccataaaattgaatttaattgcgAAACTTAAGGTAtaatacttgaaaaaaaaaaaaaaaaaaaaaaaaaaactgtatgaTGCCAATATGCTACCCTATTATGAATTTCAAGGCTGGGGGGCATCAACGATTTATACAAGAGGATGGATTGTTGGTTGACAGTAAAATTCAGGCAAAGTAATCTGTGGTGCTGCACTGATTGAAAGTGTTCTTCTAGGTACTCAAGTTTGAATGTATGTAGTATAAGTGTAGGACCATACCCTCACTAGATCtttccaaataaaatttcaaggcCTGGACCAAGATTACTTGTTCTGTCTCGATAAAATATGGATTCTGCGGTCAAACATAGGCCACAACAAATTGAAAGGTCCTAGGAGGTACTAAGGATCCACCATAAGAGTAAAGAGTAATCCTAGGACAATGATTACTTCACAATTTTAAAGTGGTTAGAATAcaattgtttttatataaatttttcgCTCGTTATAATTATTCAGACTAAaacactaataattttttagtaatgGTGAAAATTGAACCCCAAACCTCTTatttaatcacaaaaaattttatcagttgagctaacaTTTGATTGTCTTAGCTGGAAGAATTTTTACGTGAAAATGTTAAAgctgttttcaaatttttattttaaaaagttataataaatataattttaaattatttttacgGCACATCAATTTCTAACCCACTTTGGCAGTGAAAACTCAATTAGTTCACTTCTCAGGGAAGAATACAAAAAGTCCGAATAGTAATAGGTAAAATTAGGTATCAAAAGTATGCTTTGCCAAAACCTTAAATACATACTGAAAAGCCATCTCCACCTAATCCTCAAAAATCTGAAAGACACATTAACTTGTAATCAAAGGCATTCAAAACAAATACATATCTATTTACATTAACAGAAACAAATTGAACAAGCTTCTATTCCAATTCAAGCATTCCAATCTGCAAGCCAAAGCAAAACTCTTAGAAGTCATTGGAGCCCTAGCCTTACCCTTACCCTTAccttaacccatttaataatttcttataaCATATATAGTATTTTCTTGGGATTAAAGGTGTCGTTTCGTTATTTTAGGTATTACAGTTGTAGATCTTGTTGTTTGGGTTAAACCCAGACAAGggaacaaaaccaaaaccaaaaccaaagccaaaggcttttggttttttttttaccgaaGTGGGCTTCTCTGATTGGTTGGTTTAGATGTGGGGTGGGCCCACACTTTCGTAGACTTCACTTTCACTCGCAGAAGTTGGACACTGCTAAGCCTATATAATGAGAAGGGTCTCTGCTTGCTGCTTCATAAGCCTGTTTTCCAGGACTAATCAAAAGCACAAGGACAAGGACAAGGACAAGGACAAGCTCACTCAGGTACTCTTTTTTCTGTGCCTTTTATTCTTCTTATTTTGTAATAACAAAAGGAAACTGCTTATGCATGCTGGTAcataattttctaataaaatctGGGTTTTGCTTGGTTTTTGTGTTGGCCTAGAGAAGTAGAGAAGCTATGGAGAACCCCATGTACAATGCAGGCAACAATGTGGAGGTACGGGTTTGTTAATTTGTTCAGAATTTGTGaaaggttttattttgattGCATTTGcgttaatttttaaatttgtcatcattttacatgatttttattgTTAACTTAATAAACCATTGTAGTAAAGTTACCAAATTTATGTGTTAGACTTGATGGCATTgccattttttacttttgtggACCAACTGGGCATACGATTTTGTTTCAAGGAATCAATTCTGTGTCTTTGATTATTAATCAAGTGAGAAATTGCCCAAAATCTGGAGAGAGAGATAAAGGGAAgtcaaagaaggaaaagaaagaaaaggaaagaaaaactgCAAAGTGCAAACAATATAATGGTAAAATTTAGAGGAGTTATAGCAATTGCAGAAAACCTCTTGGATGGAATCACATTCCCAAGTCTTAGAAAGTATTTCATGTGACATGGTATTTCCCCTCGTTATTGCAGATGATATTTTATCATCAGCTAAGCTTATACCCTAATTTGTTTACTctttagaaaacaaaattactttATATTATTTCGATGAAGCAGTTTCAGGGCTAAAGAAGCTCCCAATTTAACATCCTGACTTCTGCTTTCCCTAACAGATTGCAGTCCGAAAAGCAAATGACTCAAACCATGGTTGTGCTACTAATATCGTACTAAACCATGACTTCTCTGAAGGGCTGCATTTGTGGCATCCCAACAATTGTGATGGCTTTGTGGTATCAGCTGAGTCAGCTCACCCAGAGGGAACTTCAGAAAAGTTGGGTGGTAATTATGCAGTTGTTTCAAATCGCAAGGAATGCTGGCAGGGCTTGGAACAAGATATCACAGCCAGGGTTTCTCCAGGTTCCACTTATACAGTTTCTGCCCGTGTTGGAGTATCAGGGCCTCTTCAGGGATCCACTGATGTCTTGGCAACATTGAAACTAGAAAACCGAGGTTCAGGGACTAGCTATTTGTTCATTGGAAGGTAATAGATACTGTAATTCGCAATATTGCCTTTCCACTTTATGGAAAAGGAAACATTTTAACCGCTTTTATGACATACAGAACTTCTGTGTCTAAGGAGAAGTGGGAGAAGTTGGAAGGCACATTCTCATTGCCAGCTATGCCTGACCGGGTTGTATTTTATTTCGAAGGGCCTTCACCTGGAGTTGATATTCTTATAGAATCAGTAGTGATCACCTGTTCCAGTCCAAGTGAGTGTGAGGTAATTATACTTTTCGACCTTTTTAGCTCAGTTTATTTTCAGTCAAAGGACTTTGGTGAAAGCTGAGATACATAGAACTATAGAAGTATCTATTGATATAAAGAGTATATATGAAGTGTCATTACTTAAACAAGGTTTGCAAGTTACTCCTatttagtttcaatttttatgcaATCTGCCTAAGCattttcaacccaaaatttattttttaagtagtacTAATTATTTTTGTGATATGGCTTTCTATTTGAATCCGAAAGAGTGTAAGCCAGAGATGCTTTGATGCCGGAGATGAGAATATCATCCTAAACCCCAAATTTGAGGATGGCCTGAACAATTGGTCTGGAAGAGGCTGCAAGATTGTTTTACATGATTCTATGGCAGATGGGAAAATAGTCCCACTGTCTGGAAAGTATTTTGCATCTGCAACAGAGCGCACACAGAACTGGAACGGTATTCAGCAGGAGATCACAGGAAAAGTGCAGCGAAAGCTTGCTTATGATGTTACTGCTGTTGTTCGGATATTTGGTAACAATGTCACTAATTCTGATGTGCGAGTAACTTTGTGGGTGCAAACACCAAACCTTCGTGAACAGTATATAGGCGTTGCCAAGTTAGttctttttctccatttttcgtTTCCATATTGTGAAAACTTCCATGAATCCACATGAAATCTGTGAAAACAGCATTTTCCCATGTTAATTGCCCATGTGTGCATGCGCACGTGTTTGAACATATGTATTTATAGCTCCATGACAAAATCCTGAAAGTCTTGAGATATCCCATATAGGCACATGTGGTTACATTTCttctgtttttgctttttttttcttcaattaaaaacaaataaattccTGTTACCCTGAATTGGCAACATACTTAACATGGACATATTCCTTCACTTTGAAAATATTCACAATGGATGCTGCCTTTTTCTGTAGTGCTCAAGCAACAGACAAGGATTGGGTACAGTTGCAGGGGAAGTTCCTTCTAAATGGTTCTCCATCCAAAGTAGTCATATATGTTGAAGGTCCACCTTCGGGCACTGATATCCTTCTCAACAGTTTAATTGTAAAGCATGCGGAGAAAACCCCTCCTTCATTTCCCCCAGTTATTGAGGTTGGTTGACTAAGGATTTAGCCTTTAAAAATTATCTATATATGCATCTTGAAGTTGAGCCTCGTGTTCTAACTTTTAAGCATTCAATTATTGGTTTTTGTTTCTAGAATCCTGCCTTTGGAgtaaatataattcaaaatagCAGTCTAAGTGATGGCACCAATGGGTGGTTTCCCCTTGGTAATTGCACTTTGAGCGTTGCTACTGGTTCACCACATATTCTTCCACCAATGGCAAGAGAATCCCTTGGACCTCATGAACCTTTAAGTGGTCGCTATATCCTTGTGACCAATCGCACACAGACTTGGATGGGTCCTGCTCAGATGATCACAGAtaaactaaaactttttttgacATACCAAGTATCTGGTTGGGTTCGAATTGGTTCTGGAGCTAGTGGTCCACAAAATGTGAATGTTGCACTAGGTGTGGACAGTCAGTGGGTTAATGGGGGACAAGTTGAGGTTAATGGTGATGGATGGCATGAAATTGGTGGTTCCTTCAGAATTGAGAAGCAACCTTCCAAGGTTATGGTTTATGTTCAAGGTCCATCTCCAGGTGTTGACTTAATGGTTGCTGGAGTTCAGATTTTTCCTGTTGATCGACAGGCAAGGTTTAGATATCTACGGAGGCAGACTGATCTGGTAATTTCTAGTTTTGATTTATATGCTATTTGATCAATTTCAGCTCAGCAGAACTGTAAATTGGAAAACGCTGGTAAAGCCTTTGGCCTGGCTCACAACTTAACCGGTTAGGTTACTGCTAGGACTGCTAAACAAAACCAGTAACATATTAATAAACACGCTCAGTTGATTTCGGCCATTATTGTACATAAAACATCCTATACATTTTCTTAGGTTGCACTTGCTACTCTTGATATATATAGTCACTATAGTATTTGGACTATCAGTAATATGATACAGTTACGATTACCAATCTGACATTTCTCTTAAATTTCACTAAACTTGTTCTACTATAATAATAAGTTGTCTTATTTGTTTTGTAAGCATCATCTATTTGCCTCAATGATTGATGATTATCAATACGTTATGTGCTCATGTATATTTAATTTGAGCTAGCTAGCCTAATGAGTTGAGTTTTCTAACCCATTTATCTAAGTGTGAACTGATTTTCTTCCAACATTGAGGGATCCCTTCTCCCAAGATTAATCTGGAATACTtctcatttgctggaatgcaGAACCGTAAGCGTGATGTCATCCTAAAATTCTCAGGAGTGGATTCAAGCACTTTGCTTGGCACGGTGGTGTTAGTCAAACAAACGCAAAACACTTTTCCTTTGGGGTCATGTGTAAGCAGAACAAACGTTGATAATGAAGATTTTGTTGATTtctttacaaaaaatttcaattgggCTGTCTTTGGCAATGAGTTGAAGTGGTACTGGACAGAACCACAGCAGGGAAATTTCAACTACAATGATGCTGATGAGATGTTGGCCTTGTGTAAAAGCCACAACATACAGACTAGAGGTCATTGTATCTTCTGGGAAGTGATCAACACAGTCCAATCATGGGTCCAAGCACTGAACAAAAATGACTTGATGACAGCTGTCCAAAATCGCCTAACAGGTCTTCTTACCCGCTACAAGGGGAAGTTCATGCACTATGATGTTAACAATGAGATGCTGCATGGTTCATTCTATCAAGATAGACTAGGTAAGGATATCCGAGCAAACATGTTCAAGACTGCACACCAACTAGATCCATCTGCCCTCCTGTTTGTGAATGATTATCACGTTGAGGATGGATGTGACACCAGATCATCTCCAGAAAAGTACATTCAACATATTCTTGATTTGCAAGAGCAAGGTGCACCTGTTGGAGGTATTGGAATACAAGGGCACATAGACAGTCCAGTTGGGCCTATTGTTTGCTCAGCTTTGGATAAATTGGGTATTCTTGGTCTTCCAATCTGGTTTACAGAGCTTGATGTGTCTTCCATTAATGAATGTGTTAGAGGGGACGATTTGGAAGTGATGCTTAGGGAAGCTTTTGCCCATCCTGCAGTAGATGGTATAATGCTATGGGGATTCTGGGAGTTGTTTATGAGCCGGAACAATTCACATCTAGTGAATGCAGAGGGTGACATTAATGAAGCTGGTAAAAGATACCTTGCTCTTAGAAAAGAGTGGCTGTCTCATGCACGTGGGCATATTGATGACCAAGGACAGTTCCAGTTTAGAGGCTTCCATGGAACATACTCTCTGGAAATTATTAATTCCTCCAAGAAGGTTTCAAAGACATTTGTTGTTGACAATGGTGACTTGCCACTGGTGGTTCCCATAGATTTATAAGTTCGCTGCTTCAGCCAATAATAAGGGTACATATTTCATCATGAGTTACACATTGtaaaaattcatgtgaaaaaagaaaaaggcaaataTGTTTGTGAATTTGTGGGGTTACATTCACATATTGtttatacaaaaaagaaaaaaaaaaaaaaagatttcatataCGTTGGTTTGTGGTTGTAAAATtctgtaaaaaagaaaaggaataaaGATATCTTGTTGGTTGTGATATTAAACTGTATCTCTTTTGTTGGACAATAATTTCTTCTCTACTTAAATTATCAGAATGATATATAGGTGTGCCACGACTAGCATCCTATTTTTCATCTTGTCTATATGGATAATAGAACGGTGGTATATACATGGAAAGTGTCCTTTCCTCCTACAAAAATAAGGGTTAAGTTGtatatttggtccctaaccttattttaaaatcatcattatactttaaaatgtttcaaaatagtCCTTACCATCATTTAATTGATGAGAAATATTGACATAACAAACATAATTCATGAAATTATGATTACTATGATTATGTGAAGCCTAAAATGTGACATGGATTCCATTTGTTATGTCagcatttttcattcattagATGACATTATGAATCTTCTTTAAACTATATTGAAAGTATAGGAACTAAAGTGAAGCCTTTTAAAGTATAAAAATGATCTGAAACACAAGTCAAAGGTTGAGgaacaaattttcattaataaaagaATGGAAGTGGTATAAACCAAGTTAAGGTGAAGCACTAAATTGCAGTGCCACAATTTTCCTCTTGTACTCACGGACTGCTGCTGGGCTTCAAAACCAGATTCAAGATGAATGGGCCTGAACCATTTTAGTGGCTTAAGTGGGTCCAACTCATAGATTCATATTTTAGAGGCGAAATAGGTTctcaaatacaataataaaaatcgTCGATGGCTCAAAGGCCATAACTTTCAGTCTCAAACCTCTGATTTGCTGTCCCATGCCATCATCTGTTCAAACGAATCAAACCTCGGAGGAAAAATTCATGTGTGCTTTTAATTATGACCTATTTAGGATCCGTTTGGAatccgtttattttgttgaaattaaaaactttttactgaaagtactgtagataaatgtataagttaactgaaatagtataacgagactcatgaatagtagtaaaaataagctgaatagtaaaataagttggcaaaaataatctttgccaaacggacacttagggtttgtttggatatcgtttattttgctgaaaactgaaaacttattactgaaaacactgtagcaaaataatttttaaactataaatagtgccgtgggacctAGATTTACTGCTTATGCGCGT is a genomic window of Quercus lobata isolate SW786 chromosome 2, ValleyOak3.0 Primary Assembly, whole genome shotgun sequence containing:
- the LOC115972948 gene encoding endo-1,4-beta-xylanase 1 isoform X1 codes for the protein MRRVSACCFISLFSRTNQKHKDKDKDKDKLTQRSREAMENPMYNAGNNVEIAVRKANDSNHGCATNIVLNHDFSEGLHLWHPNNCDGFVVSAESAHPEGTSEKLGGNYAVVSNRKECWQGLEQDITARVSPGSTYTVSARVGVSGPLQGSTDVLATLKLENRGSGTSYLFIGRTSVSKEKWEKLEGTFSLPAMPDRVVFYFEGPSPGVDILIESVVITCSSPSECESVSQRCFDAGDENIILNPKFEDGLNNWSGRGCKIVLHDSMADGKIVPLSGKYFASATERTQNWNGIQQEITGKVQRKLAYDVTAVVRIFGNNVTNSDVRVTLWVQTPNLREQYIGVANAQATDKDWVQLQGKFLLNGSPSKVVIYVEGPPSGTDILLNSLIVKHAEKTPPSFPPVIENPAFGVNIIQNSSLSDGTNGWFPLGNCTLSVATGSPHILPPMARESLGPHEPLSGRYILVTNRTQTWMGPAQMITDKLKLFLTYQVSGWVRIGSGASGPQNVNVALGVDSQWVNGGQVEVNGDGWHEIGGSFRIEKQPSKVMVYVQGPSPGVDLMVAGVQIFPVDRQARFRYLRRQTDLNRKRDVILKFSGVDSSTLLGTVVLVKQTQNTFPLGSCVSRTNVDNEDFVDFFTKNFNWAVFGNELKWYWTEPQQGNFNYNDADEMLALCKSHNIQTRGHCIFWEVINTVQSWVQALNKNDLMTAVQNRLTGLLTRYKGKFMHYDVNNEMLHGSFYQDRLGKDIRANMFKTAHQLDPSALLFVNDYHVEDGCDTRSSPEKYIQHILDLQEQGAPVGGIGIQGHIDSPVGPIVCSALDKLGILGLPIWFTELDVSSINECVRGDDLEVMLREAFAHPAVDGIMLWGFWELFMSRNNSHLVNAEGDINEAGKRYLALRKEWLSHARGHIDDQGQFQFRGFHGTYSLEIINSSKKVSKTFVVDNGDLPLVVPIDL
- the LOC115972948 gene encoding endo-1,4-beta-xylanase 1 isoform X2 is translated as MENPMYNAGNNVEIAVRKANDSNHGCATNIVLNHDFSEGLHLWHPNNCDGFVVSAESAHPEGTSEKLGGNYAVVSNRKECWQGLEQDITARVSPGSTYTVSARVGVSGPLQGSTDVLATLKLENRGSGTSYLFIGRTSVSKEKWEKLEGTFSLPAMPDRVVFYFEGPSPGVDILIESVVITCSSPSECESVSQRCFDAGDENIILNPKFEDGLNNWSGRGCKIVLHDSMADGKIVPLSGKYFASATERTQNWNGIQQEITGKVQRKLAYDVTAVVRIFGNNVTNSDVRVTLWVQTPNLREQYIGVANAQATDKDWVQLQGKFLLNGSPSKVVIYVEGPPSGTDILLNSLIVKHAEKTPPSFPPVIENPAFGVNIIQNSSLSDGTNGWFPLGNCTLSVATGSPHILPPMARESLGPHEPLSGRYILVTNRTQTWMGPAQMITDKLKLFLTYQVSGWVRIGSGASGPQNVNVALGVDSQWVNGGQVEVNGDGWHEIGGSFRIEKQPSKVMVYVQGPSPGVDLMVAGVQIFPVDRQARFRYLRRQTDLNRKRDVILKFSGVDSSTLLGTVVLVKQTQNTFPLGSCVSRTNVDNEDFVDFFTKNFNWAVFGNELKWYWTEPQQGNFNYNDADEMLALCKSHNIQTRGHCIFWEVINTVQSWVQALNKNDLMTAVQNRLTGLLTRYKGKFMHYDVNNEMLHGSFYQDRLGKDIRANMFKTAHQLDPSALLFVNDYHVEDGCDTRSSPEKYIQHILDLQEQGAPVGGIGIQGHIDSPVGPIVCSALDKLGILGLPIWFTELDVSSINECVRGDDLEVMLREAFAHPAVDGIMLWGFWELFMSRNNSHLVNAEGDINEAGKRYLALRKEWLSHARGHIDDQGQFQFRGFHGTYSLEIINSSKKVSKTFVVDNGDLPLVVPIDL